Within the Thermococcus sp. CX2 genome, the region ATTCCTCCAGCCACTCCCTAACGGCTTTGACGACGGCTTCCTTTTTCATCGGGAAGGCTTTGGCCTTTATCTTTATCTGGATGACGTCCTCGCCCTCATCTACCTCTGCCTCGCCGAGGTATGCCCTCTGCTTGTTGAAGCGGACGTAGAAGGTGCCTTCCTCGTCGACCTTCTCGTCGAGGTGGTCAAGGAGGTAGGTTTTATCCCGATCGCTCAGGAGCTCCTTGAAGTATTCGAGGAAGGTCCTGACGGCCTTGCTCCTCTTTATCTCAACGTTCACAACCTTAATCGGATTACCAAAGAAGCCCTGAGTCTCAACGATGTCAAAGAGGACATCATCGTCGTCTATCTCCTCTGGGATGAAGGTTGCTATCGCCTCAAGAACCTTGTCCTCATCCTCAGTCGCGTGGATGAAGGTGGTCAGCCTGATGTGATGTGCCTTTATCTTCGCCATTTTTCTCACCTGAGAAGAGAAACGATGAAGGGTTTAAAAAGTTCGCCTGGGCTGGGGACAAAAAGCTGAAGGAATAGAAACAAAAGGGCAGAATCACTTGGTCTTGCCCTTGTTGGCCCTCACACTGGGCCTGACCTTCTCGGCGCCCTTGCCCTTGTTCCTCAGGCCGCGGCTCTTCCTGCCAGCGCTGGTGAGTCCGCGGAAGACCCTGCCCTTGTGGGCCTTGCCGGCAATCCAGGCGATCTTCGGGTCGCTCTTTATGACGGGGTGGTGCGGGTCGACCATGATGACCTCAAACCACTTGTACATTCCGTCCTCGCCGACCCAGTAGGAGTTGAGGACCTCAAGGTTCGGGAACTTGCGGGCGGCCTTCTCCTCGGCAATCCACTGGAGGCTCTTCTTCGGGCTGTACTTGACCATACCCATCTTGGAGGGCTTCCTACCGCCCTTCCACCTGGGCCTCTTCCTTCCGCCGCGCCTGACGCGAACGCGAACGATGACGTAGCCCTGCTTGGCCTGGTAGCCGAGGCTCCTGGCCCTGTCGAGCCTGGTTGGGCGCTCAACCCTAACGACGCTCGGCTCCCTGCGCCACTTAATCATCCTAACCTTGAGAAGCTGACCGACGTAGGTCTTCTTCGGAGTCTTCCAGGCTTCCCTAATGTACTTGTACATTCCCAT harbors:
- a CDS encoding RNA-binding protein, producing the protein MAKIKAHHIRLTTFIHATEDEDKVLEAIATFIPEEIDDDDVLFDIVETQGFFGNPIKVVNVEIKRSKAVRTFLEYFKELLSDRDKTYLLDHLDEKVDEEGTFYVRFNKQRAYLGEAEVDEGEDVIQIKIKAKAFPMKKEAVVKAVREWLEE
- a CDS encoding 50S ribosomal protein L15e; protein product: MGMYKYIREAWKTPKKTYVGQLLKVRMIKWRREPSVVRVERPTRLDRARSLGYQAKQGYVIVRVRVRRGGRKRPRWKGGRKPSKMGMVKYSPKKSLQWIAEEKAARKFPNLEVLNSYWVGEDGMYKWFEVIMVDPHHPVIKSDPKIAWIAGKAHKGRVFRGLTSAGRKSRGLRNKGKGAEKVRPSVRANKGKTK